A genomic window from Algoriphagus sp. Y33 includes:
- a CDS encoding S10 family peptidase, with protein sequence MKIRLLFLFMLISGLAIGQSKPEESTETLPKAQTFESKHTVVIDGKTTNLNAKAGTFELKDENNKPIALFGFTAYFKENPEKNRPIVFAYNGGPGSSSYWLHMGIMGPKRIVVDDPNYNPAAPYELTNNEFSILDIADVVMMDPVGTGLSIPIGDATGKDFWGVDQDIRSVSLFIMQFLKAHDRLNSPKYILGESYGTFRNAGVMSYLLDRGYALNGVIMVSSVFDLRTLFFVPTEDISYIAYLPTMAATARYHGKAYNKESDLETFVQEVREFTENEYAPALFKGNKLSESDESSLAQKLQTYTGIEAAIWKRAGLKMDAGEFFQELLREEEMTVGRLDSRYKGINLDPMSMRAFTDPQSDAISPAYTMGFLDYFHGALGVSKELNYSTSAYSKEGFKWDWSHRGNQYWGTDGAVTTLPDMADAMSKDPNVKVLIMNGYYDLATVFYGVEHSISHLGLPKSASDRIIMTYYEAGHMMYTDLPSAKLFREDVKKFIEDTLRK encoded by the coding sequence ATGAAAATCAGACTTTTATTTCTCTTTATGCTCATTTCAGGTCTGGCTATTGGTCAGAGTAAACCTGAAGAATCAACTGAAACCCTTCCAAAAGCGCAGACTTTTGAATCCAAACACACAGTGGTCATCGATGGGAAGACCACCAATTTAAATGCAAAAGCAGGTACCTTCGAACTGAAGGATGAAAACAACAAGCCGATAGCACTCTTTGGGTTTACGGCTTATTTCAAAGAAAATCCTGAAAAGAACAGACCCATCGTATTCGCTTACAATGGTGGGCCGGGCAGTTCTTCCTATTGGCTTCATATGGGGATTATGGGGCCCAAAAGAATTGTGGTAGACGATCCCAATTACAATCCTGCGGCACCTTATGAGCTGACTAACAATGAATTTTCTATTTTGGATATTGCCGATGTAGTAATGATGGATCCTGTAGGAACGGGATTAAGTATACCGATAGGAGATGCTACGGGCAAGGATTTCTGGGGCGTGGATCAGGACATCCGAAGTGTGAGTTTATTTATCATGCAGTTTCTGAAAGCGCATGATCGCTTAAATTCACCCAAGTATATTCTGGGTGAAAGCTATGGTACTTTTAGAAATGCAGGTGTGATGAGTTACCTTCTTGACAGAGGCTATGCACTGAATGGAGTGATCATGGTTTCTTCGGTATTTGATCTAAGAACGTTGTTTTTTGTACCGACTGAGGATATTTCTTACATCGCCTATTTGCCGACCATGGCTGCCACCGCCCGGTATCATGGCAAAGCCTACAATAAGGAAAGTGACTTGGAGACATTTGTACAAGAGGTCAGGGAATTTACAGAGAATGAGTATGCTCCTGCGCTTTTCAAAGGGAACAAACTTTCCGAAAGTGATGAAAGCAGCCTTGCGCAGAAACTGCAGACCTACACGGGTATAGAAGCAGCTATATGGAAAAGAGCCGGCCTGAAAATGGATGCGGGAGAGTTTTTTCAAGAATTGCTGCGGGAGGAGGAAATGACCGTAGGCCGCTTGGACTCCAGATACAAAGGAATTAACCTGGATCCTATGTCCATGCGTGCATTTACAGACCCGCAAAGTGACGCAATTTCACCTGCTTATACCATGGGTTTTTTGGATTATTTTCATGGAGCTTTGGGGGTAAGTAAGGAGTTGAATTATTCTACCTCAGCATATAGCAAGGAGGGATTTAAGTGGGACTGGTCGCATAGAGGAAATCAGTACTGGGGAACTGATGGAGCTGTCACTACGCTTCCTGATATGGCAGATGCCATGAGTAAAGACCCGAATGTTAAGGTGTTGATTATGAATGGGTATTATGATCTTGCTACCGTGTTTTATGGTGTTGAGCATTCCATTTCTCATTTGGGGCTTCCCAAGTCCGCAAGTGATCGGATCATCATGACTTATTATGAAGCCGGCCATATGATGTACACCGATTTGCCTTCAGCTAAGCTTTTCCGTGAGGATGTCAAAAAATTCATTGAAGACACCTTGAGAAAATAA
- a CDS encoding response regulator, protein MIHFDTIFLVDDDPINNLINKRLLGKVDLAENIVEFLEGAEALVKLNDIDPTQSILIFLDINMPVLNGWEFLDRYQELYSDRSDKIVILSSSIDYQDRLKAKEYQAVSGFLEKPLTLEKIKIQMEKYERD, encoded by the coding sequence ATGATCCATTTTGACACCATTTTTCTAGTGGATGATGATCCCATAAATAATCTTATCAACAAAAGACTACTAGGAAAAGTTGATCTTGCAGAAAACATAGTTGAATTTCTGGAAGGCGCAGAGGCTTTGGTTAAACTCAATGATATTGACCCGACTCAATCAATCCTTATTTTTTTAGATATCAATATGCCGGTTTTGAATGGCTGGGAATTCTTAGATCGATATCAAGAGCTATATAGCGATAGATCCGATAAGATAGTCATTCTATCTAGCTCCATAGATTATCAGGATAGACTTAAGGCCAAAGAATACCAAGCGGTTTCCGGTTTTCTTGAGAAGCCTTTGACTTTGGAAAAAATAAAAATCCAAATGGAAAAATACGAGCGGGACTAG
- the groL gene encoding chaperonin GroEL (60 kDa chaperone family; promotes refolding of misfolded polypeptides especially under stressful conditions; forms two stacked rings of heptamers to form a barrel-shaped 14mer; ends can be capped by GroES; misfolded proteins enter the barrel where they are refolded when GroES binds) produces the protein MAKQLFFNTSARDQLKKGVDALADAVKVTLGPKGRNVIIDKKFGAPTITKDGVSVAKEIELAEPIENMGAQLVKEVASKTADNAGDGTTTATVLAQSIFGVGIKNVAAGANPMDLKRGIDKAVSAVVKQLQADSKQISTSKEIAQVATVSANNDEEIGTMISNAMDKVGKDGVITVEEAKGTETEVKTVEGMQFDRGYLSPYFVTNTEKMEAELEQPYILIYDKKISSMKELLPVLEPVAQSGKPLVIISEDVDGEALATLVVNKIRGALKVAAVKAPGFGDRRKAMLEDIAILTGGTVISEERGFKLENATVDMLGRAEKINIDKDNTTIVNGSGDAAAIKGRISEIKAQIDKTTSDYDREKLQERLAKLSGGVAILYIGAATEVEMKEKKDRVDDALHATRAAVQEGVVVGGGVALVRAAEALNDLKGLNEDEDTGINIIRQAIESPLRTIVSNAGGEPSVVINKIRENKGNYGYNARTDVYEDLFKAGVIDPTKVTRLALENAASIAALLLTTECVVADVKEDSPSMPPMGGGGGMGGMM, from the coding sequence ATGGCTAAGCAATTATTTTTCAATACAAGTGCAAGAGATCAGCTGAAAAAAGGCGTTGATGCGCTTGCAGATGCAGTAAAAGTGACTTTGGGACCAAAAGGTCGTAATGTAATTATAGACAAGAAGTTCGGAGCTCCTACGATCACCAAAGATGGTGTGTCTGTAGCCAAAGAAATCGAACTCGCCGAGCCAATCGAAAATATGGGTGCGCAGCTTGTAAAAGAAGTAGCTTCCAAAACTGCTGACAATGCAGGTGACGGTACTACTACTGCTACTGTACTTGCCCAATCCATCTTCGGCGTGGGTATCAAAAACGTAGCTGCCGGAGCTAATCCAATGGATCTTAAAAGAGGTATTGACAAAGCTGTATCTGCTGTAGTAAAACAACTTCAGGCTGATTCTAAGCAAATTTCTACTTCTAAAGAAATCGCTCAAGTAGCAACTGTATCTGCAAACAATGACGAGGAAATCGGAACCATGATTTCCAACGCAATGGACAAAGTAGGTAAAGACGGTGTCATCACCGTAGAAGAAGCAAAAGGTACAGAAACTGAAGTGAAAACTGTAGAAGGTATGCAGTTTGACAGAGGTTACCTTTCTCCTTACTTCGTGACCAACACAGAGAAAATGGAAGCTGAATTAGAGCAACCATACATTTTGATCTACGACAAGAAGATTTCTTCGATGAAGGAATTGCTTCCGGTTCTTGAGCCGGTAGCGCAATCAGGTAAGCCTTTGGTAATTATCTCTGAAGATGTAGACGGGGAAGCGCTTGCTACCTTGGTAGTAAACAAAATCAGAGGTGCTCTGAAAGTGGCTGCTGTCAAAGCTCCGGGTTTCGGTGACAGAAGAAAAGCAATGTTGGAAGACATCGCCATCCTTACCGGCGGAACGGTTATCTCTGAAGAAAGAGGTTTCAAATTGGAAAATGCAACTGTTGATATGCTCGGTAGAGCTGAGAAAATCAATATTGACAAAGACAATACAACTATTGTGAATGGTTCAGGAGATGCTGCTGCCATCAAAGGCAGAATCTCTGAGATCAAAGCTCAGATCGACAAAACTACTTCTGATTACGACAGGGAGAAATTGCAGGAAAGACTTGCTAAGCTTTCCGGCGGTGTAGCGATCCTTTATATCGGTGCAGCTACTGAAGTAGAAATGAAAGAGAAAAAAGACCGTGTAGATGATGCACTTCACGCTACTAGAGCAGCTGTTCAAGAAGGTGTGGTAGTAGGTGGTGGCGTAGCTCTGGTAAGAGCTGCTGAAGCACTTAATGATCTTAAAGGTCTAAACGAAGATGAGGATACAGGTATCAACATCATCAGACAGGCTATCGAATCTCCATTGAGAACTATCGTTTCCAATGCTGGCGGTGAGCCATCTGTAGTGATCAACAAGATCAGAGAAAACAAGGGTAACTATGGCTATAATGCCAGAACCGATGTTTACGAAGATCTCTTCAAAGCAGGTGTAATAGATCCTACTAAAGTAACTCGTCTGGCTCTTGAGAATGCAGCATCTATAGCAGCACTTCTTTTGACTACAGAATGTGTAGTAGCTGATGTGAAAGAAGATTCTCCTTCAATGCCTCCAATGGGTGGCGGTGGAGGAATGGGCGGCATGATGTAA
- the groES gene encoding co-chaperone GroES codes for MSNVNIKPLADRVLVQPAAAEEKTASGLYIPDTAKEKPQKGTVVAVGNGKKDEPLTVKVGDTVLYGKYSGTELNVEGSDYLIMRESDIFAIL; via the coding sequence ATGTCAAATGTGAACATCAAACCTCTTGCAGACAGAGTTTTGGTACAACCTGCTGCAGCTGAAGAGAAAACAGCATCCGGCCTTTACATTCCGGATACCGCTAAAGAAAAGCCACAAAAAGGTACCGTAGTGGCAGTAGGAAATGGCAAAAAAGATGAGCCTTTAACTGTAAAAGTTGGAGACACCGTGCTGTACGGAAAATATTCCGGTACAGAATTAAATGTAGAAGGAAGTGATTATCTCATCATGAGAGAGTCTGACATCTTCGCTATCCTTTAA